The uncultured Methanomethylovorans sp. genome contains a region encoding:
- a CDS encoding 4Fe-4S dicluster-binding protein — MGEKVKDQLHKICELKIFPLQTPKSKRCYMPWILKKKCIACKKCVKQCPADAISMSKDKAVIDDSTCIFCGKCMKVCPVHAILKDRDKVKVDVESNIKSFLKKMKKHNGSATKSHILKRELKQLERQKKIIQGTIRELKRFKP; from the coding sequence ATGGGGGAAAAAGTAAAAGACCAATTGCACAAGATATGTGAATTGAAGATATTTCCTTTGCAGACCCCCAAAAGTAAGAGGTGCTATATGCCTTGGATATTGAAGAAGAAGTGCATAGCTTGTAAAAAGTGTGTTAAGCAATGTCCTGCGGATGCTATTTCTATGTCCAAGGACAAAGCTGTTATCGATGACAGCACATGTATTTTTTGTGGAAAATGCATGAAAGTATGCCCCGTACATGCTATATTGAAAGATAGAGATAAAGTGAAAGTGGACGTGGAAAGCAATATAAAGTCATTTTTGAAAAAAATGAAAAAGCACAATGGTTCTGCTACAAAAAGCCACATTCTGAAAAGGGAATTGAAACAGCTTGAAAGGCAGAAGAAGATAATACAAGGTACTATCCGAGAACTTAAGCGTTTTAAACCTTGA
- the pyrF gene encoding orotidine-5'-phosphate decarboxylase, whose product MIKDTRLILALDVTDRQQALKIAQSVKGHVDAIKIGYPLVLATGKDVIGEIAEMVPVIADFKVADIPNTDRLICEQVFRAGADAVIVHAFTGSDSLKMCVEVAEEHGKEVYVVTEMSHPGALDFMQKVAEDMAQMAANAKVTGVVAPATRPERVKKIRSIIGDDIAIISPGVGVQGGSAADTIKAGADWVIVGRSIYLADDPRQMSINIGSEIEDALK is encoded by the coding sequence GTGATAAAGGATACAAGACTCATACTTGCCCTGGATGTTACGGACAGGCAGCAGGCACTTAAAATAGCCCAGAGCGTAAAAGGTCATGTAGATGCTATCAAAATAGGCTATCCTCTGGTCCTTGCAACAGGAAAAGACGTCATAGGTGAAATTGCAGAAATGGTACCTGTGATAGCGGACTTCAAGGTCGCTGATATACCTAACACTGATCGTCTCATCTGTGAACAGGTGTTCAGGGCTGGAGCAGATGCTGTAATTGTACATGCTTTTACCGGTTCTGACAGCCTTAAGATGTGTGTCGAAGTTGCCGAAGAACATGGAAAAGAGGTCTACGTAGTTACTGAGATGAGTCATCCTGGGGCTCTTGATTTCATGCAGAAGGTAGCAGAAGATATGGCACAGATGGCAGCTAATGCAAAGGTTACAGGTGTTGTTGCACCAGCTACTCGTCCGGAGCGCGTAAAAAAGATCCGCAGTATAATAGGGGACGATATAGCCATTATATCTCCAGGTGTGGGTGTTCAGGGCGGAAGCGCTGCAGATACCATCAAAGCAGGAGCTGACTGGGTCATAGTAGGAAGAAGTATTTACCTTGCTGATGATCCAAGGCAGATGTCCATAAACATCGGATCAGAAATAGAAGATGCTTTGAAATAA
- a CDS encoding metallophosphoesterase: protein MTIEIEPIFNEPALVVKNEVTSLVIADIHLGIEWDLYTSGFSIPSRMQMGLDRILRYIQTVRPERLILLGDVKHNVPQISWQERDELPYFLSTLAEHAHVDILPGNHDAGIEFLLPVGKNVQLHSSRGAVIDNVGYFHGHTWPAPELLKVEYIITAHNHPTIRFTDPLGHMVVEPAWVRTRLKKEVLQAHYSSLDLNEDWKDPQIFIIPFFNELCGGVAFNESLEDDLLGPIFSSGGVELDNAEIYLLDGTKLGLLKHVRKLHGPKKERKARRKGHK from the coding sequence ATGACAATCGAAATCGAACCTATATTCAATGAGCCTGCACTTGTTGTGAAAAATGAAGTGACATCCCTTGTGATAGCAGATATACATCTGGGAATAGAGTGGGACCTTTATACCAGTGGTTTTTCCATACCTAGCCGCATGCAAATGGGCCTTGACCGCATTCTGAGATACATCCAAACTGTACGACCTGAAAGGCTTATACTTCTGGGAGATGTGAAACATAACGTGCCCCAGATATCCTGGCAGGAAAGAGATGAACTGCCTTATTTCCTGAGTACGCTTGCAGAACACGCACATGTAGACATACTCCCTGGAAACCATGATGCAGGCATAGAATTCCTTCTTCCTGTAGGGAAAAATGTACAATTACACTCGTCTAGAGGAGCAGTTATAGATAATGTAGGTTACTTTCACGGCCATACCTGGCCTGCTCCTGAACTGCTTAAAGTTGAGTACATAATCACAGCACACAACCATCCAACAATCCGTTTTACAGATCCACTTGGCCATATGGTGGTGGAGCCTGCCTGGGTGCGCACCAGGCTGAAAAAAGAGGTGTTACAAGCACATTATAGTAGCCTAGACCTTAATGAAGACTGGAAAGACCCACAGATATTTATTATACCTTTCTTCAATGAACTTTGCGGAGGCGTTGCATTCAACGAGTCATTGGAAGATGATCTTTTAGGCCCCATATTTTCATCCGGGGGAGTAGAACTTGATAATGCAGAAATCTACCTGCTGGATGGAACAAAGTTGGGACTTTTAAAACATGTGCGCAAATTACATGGTCCTAAAAAAGAACGTAAAGCAAGAAGGAAGGGACACAAATGA
- the ppk1 gene encoding polyphosphate kinase 1 yields the protein MSKKIVKFVNREISWLSFNERVLQEAADPSLPLLERLKFLGIYSSNQDEFFSVRVGTVHRMIDAGVKSSEIIGDSPKKTMKMIHKRVLQLRDRFEDIFTEVEKELKKESIFIINETELSSEQQDFVREYLISKVRPRLVPIMFRELRKFPYLKNQAIYLAVAMYKYHDPQDFNYALIEVPADVLPRYIPLPSKDGTQYIIMLDDIIRFGLTNIFSIFDYESINAYTIKLTRDAELDIDDDVMKSFFEKISEGLKQRERGEPVRFVYDRDIPEDLLNVVLDGLKLKNFENIVPGGRYHNARDFINFPEVGSCSLLNEKSKQIRHPNLPVNRSILDVIRNKDVMLCYPYHSFDHMIDLLREAAIDPNVINIKMTFYRVAKNSNVVNALINAVKNGKSVTVVIELQARFDEMANIYWTQKLEEAGATIIDGVPGLKVHAKLCEITRMENDIPVTYACIGTGNFNESTAHVYSDHSLLTSNPAITKEVKHLFDFFEHTYKHIRYDHLIVAPHYMRNKIYRLINAEIKNAKNGKHAYIYLKMNNLVDRRMIEKLYEASQAGVKIRMIIRGICSLVPGIKGLSENIHVISIVDKYLEHSRVFIFCNGGDEKYFISSADWMVRNLDRRVEVAVPIYDSSIQEELKQFMEIQFADNTKARIINKELDNRYVKRKRASDERRAQDDLYKLFSNKASGKSGME from the coding sequence ATGTCAAAAAAAATAGTCAAATTTGTTAACCGCGAGATAAGCTGGCTTTCTTTTAATGAAAGGGTATTGCAGGAGGCAGCGGATCCTTCACTGCCATTGCTGGAACGCCTGAAGTTTTTGGGTATTTATTCATCAAACCAAGACGAATTTTTTAGTGTGAGAGTAGGTACTGTTCACCGAATGATAGATGCGGGAGTGAAATCCAGTGAAATAATCGGGGATTCTCCCAAAAAAACAATGAAAATGATTCATAAAAGAGTATTACAGCTTAGGGATAGGTTCGAAGATATATTCACAGAGGTAGAAAAAGAACTTAAAAAGGAAAGTATCTTCATAATCAATGAGACTGAGCTTAGTTCAGAACAACAGGACTTTGTTCGGGAATACTTAATTTCCAAGGTGCGTCCCAGGCTTGTACCTATTATGTTCAGGGAACTAAGGAAATTCCCTTATCTGAAGAACCAGGCAATATATCTGGCAGTGGCAATGTACAAATACCACGATCCACAGGATTTTAACTACGCTTTGATCGAAGTACCCGCAGACGTATTGCCAAGATACATCCCCCTACCATCCAAAGATGGCACACAATACATAATAATGCTTGATGATATAATACGCTTTGGCCTCACAAACATTTTCTCCATCTTTGATTATGAATCTATAAATGCATACACCATTAAGCTGACACGGGACGCTGAGCTTGACATCGATGATGATGTGATGAAAAGTTTCTTTGAGAAGATATCCGAGGGTCTCAAGCAAAGAGAAAGAGGAGAGCCCGTTAGATTTGTATATGACAGGGATATCCCGGAAGACCTGCTGAACGTTGTCCTTGATGGCCTGAAACTGAAGAATTTTGAAAACATAGTCCCTGGCGGGAGATATCACAATGCACGGGATTTCATTAACTTCCCTGAAGTGGGTAGTTGTTCCCTGCTAAATGAGAAAAGCAAGCAAATAAGGCATCCTAATCTGCCAGTTAACCGAAGCATTCTGGATGTAATACGGAACAAAGATGTAATGCTCTGCTACCCATACCATTCTTTTGACCATATGATAGACCTGCTAAGAGAAGCAGCCATAGACCCTAATGTAATAAACATAAAAATGACATTCTATCGGGTAGCTAAGAATTCCAATGTAGTAAATGCCCTAATCAATGCTGTCAAGAATGGTAAATCTGTGACTGTAGTGATAGAACTACAGGCTCGCTTTGATGAAATGGCCAACATATACTGGACACAGAAACTGGAAGAAGCAGGAGCCACAATCATAGATGGAGTGCCTGGGCTTAAAGTACATGCAAAGCTCTGTGAGATAACAAGAATGGAGAACGATATACCAGTTACTTATGCATGTATAGGCACTGGAAACTTCAATGAATCTACTGCTCATGTCTATAGTGACCATTCATTGTTGACATCTAATCCTGCCATCACTAAGGAAGTGAAACATCTTTTCGATTTCTTTGAACATACTTACAAACATATTAGATATGACCATCTTATCGTCGCACCACATTATATGCGCAACAAGATCTACAGGCTGATCAATGCAGAGATAAAAAATGCAAAAAACGGAAAACATGCGTATATATATCTGAAGATGAACAACCTTGTGGACCGCAGAATGATAGAGAAACTTTACGAAGCTAGTCAGGCAGGTGTAAAGATAAGAATGATTATAAGAGGTATATGCTCTCTTGTCCCCGGCATAAAAGGGCTTAGCGAGAACATACATGTCATAAGCATAGTAGACAAATATTTGGAGCATTCCAGAGTGTTCATTTTCTGCAACGGTGGTGATGAGAAATATTTCATTTCTTCTGCTGACTGGATGGTGCGCAACCTTGATAGACGAGTCGAGGTAGCGGTGCCAATTTACGACAGTTCCATACAAGAAGAACTTAAACAGTTCATGGAAATCCAGTTTGCTGATAATACAAAAGCCCGTATAATTAATAAGGAACTGGATAATAGATATGTAAAAAGAAAACGTGCAAGCGATGAAAGACGTGCACAGGATGACCTGTACAAACTATTTTCAAATAAAGCATCTGGAAAAAGTGGTATGGAATGA
- a CDS encoding deoxyhypusine synthase, with product MVHHSMEGSLQCPINQARVTAGMSVDELIHALDGCAFGAGRIADAVDIYHEMLSNNSTSFFGLAGAMVPAGMRAIVADLIRDGYIDVLVTTGANMVHEVVESLGLHHYKGTEQTDDVELKHQEINRIYDVFLPEHHFTDFEEKMQAIFSDIGAKTISIREFMTHIGNNIDDKNSILRTAADMNVPVYCPAIQDSMIGLQAWLYKQMHALNVDAFADMREIIDICYEAKNPGALLIGGGVPKNYIFQSMLVTHQEFEYAIQLTMDTPETGGLSGATLDEARSWGKVSESARSVTVHSDATITLPLLVAAVRSRLSKDHKLIYQEVMS from the coding sequence ATGGTTCATCATTCAATGGAAGGAAGTCTTCAGTGTCCTATCAATCAAGCCAGGGTAACCGCTGGCATGAGCGTGGACGAACTGATACATGCGCTGGATGGCTGTGCTTTTGGGGCAGGCCGAATAGCCGATGCAGTAGATATCTATCATGAGATGTTAAGCAATAATAGCACCAGTTTCTTTGGACTTGCTGGAGCCATGGTGCCAGCGGGCATGCGTGCTATCGTAGCCGACCTTATCAGGGATGGCTATATAGATGTACTGGTCACAACAGGGGCAAACATGGTGCATGAGGTAGTGGAATCCTTGGGTCTGCACCATTACAAGGGCACTGAGCAAACCGATGATGTGGAACTAAAACACCAGGAGATTAACCGCATCTATGACGTGTTCCTGCCTGAGCACCATTTTACAGATTTTGAAGAGAAGATGCAGGCAATATTTTCTGACATCGGTGCCAAGACCATATCCATCAGGGAATTCATGACGCATATCGGTAATAATATCGATGACAAGAATTCCATATTACGCACTGCTGCAGACATGAACGTGCCTGTGTATTGCCCTGCGATACAGGATTCTATGATCGGGCTTCAGGCCTGGCTATACAAACAGATGCATGCTCTCAATGTGGACGCATTCGCTGATATGAGGGAGATCATCGATATCTGCTACGAAGCAAAAAACCCGGGTGCATTACTTATTGGTGGTGGAGTACCCAAGAACTATATATTCCAGTCCATGCTCGTGACCCACCAGGAATTTGAGTATGCTATACAGCTTACCATGGATACCCCCGAGACAGGAGGCTTAAGCGGCGCTACACTTGATGAAGCACGTTCATGGGGCAAGGTCAGTGAAAGTGCTCGTTCTGTCACTGTACACTCTGATGCCACTATTACTCTACCTCTGCTTGTGGCGGCTGTAAGAAGCAGGCTCTCTAAAGATCATAAATTAATATATCAGGAAGTGATGTCGTGA
- a CDS encoding CHAD domain-containing protein, with protein MEREGKDSISKRTMLLASIAGLICIAFAIIFALFESINRFSESYQIVLSIGLAETGFLLILVGLNLLFPWKMNIVVLLSLGSMLSASGILGFILLYPDAWFYPKVTYIMLSYASGIFLLLSNIVLQQSISISAPISRRSEPNSIDRGNTMYSGEKQLTTALTSMMVSQIISPASEFPMWNSTCHENEIYVCDTEVILDETEKSKACTVESSTESIPETVFPETMMDLTLETRGNIGDLATTTDSITEDIGAETNIKSFLAMKRTDIKKDDHMREAAHKILRFHFARMLKHERGTMLGKDIEELHDMRVAAMRMRSVLQVFNGHLDINVMKNFFMSIKTTRRSLGAVRDLDVFMEKIQHYIELLPEERKPELDELINTLLIERDKGRGLMLLHLDSSKYDKFKNKFTKVLEKEGQWDESLIDNDGKPLPHRVRDVLPPLLYKQLAAVRAYDDLVHEAEPSYEMLHALRIDVKILRYTLEFFEEVLGDKTNSLVKDLKTLQDNLGDIHDAVVAMELLENYLKYGKWGAMEGRKSEEKHIISTDHGIENYLAYRKNEITELLEAFPEVWVRVMEQDFGVRFSGVIASLYRD; from the coding sequence ATGGAACGAGAGGGGAAAGATAGTATTTCAAAGAGAACTATGCTTTTAGCGAGCATTGCAGGATTAATCTGCATAGCATTTGCGATCATATTCGCATTATTTGAAAGCATTAACCGATTTTCTGAATCTTACCAGATAGTTCTATCCATTGGACTTGCAGAAACAGGTTTTCTGCTTATCCTGGTAGGCTTAAACCTACTGTTTCCCTGGAAGATGAACATAGTAGTTCTTTTATCACTAGGTTCCATGCTATCTGCTTCAGGAATTCTGGGTTTTATTCTCCTTTATCCTGATGCCTGGTTCTATCCAAAAGTGACATACATAATGCTTTCTTATGCTTCTGGTATATTCCTACTTTTATCTAACATCGTATTGCAGCAATCAATAAGTATTTCCGCCCCTATAAGCCGCAGGTCTGAGCCCAATAGTATTGACAGAGGAAATACTATGTACTCCGGAGAAAAACAACTAACAACGGCCCTTACCAGTATGATGGTTTCTCAAATAATAAGCCCAGCAAGTGAATTCCCGATGTGGAATTCCACTTGCCATGAAAATGAGATATATGTATGTGATACTGAGGTCATTCTGGATGAAACTGAAAAAAGCAAAGCCTGTACAGTGGAATCATCGACAGAAAGCATTCCAGAAACAGTATTTCCAGAAACAATGATGGACCTTACCCTAGAAACACGTGGAAATATAGGTGATCTTGCAACAACCACAGACAGTATTACAGAAGACATCGGTGCTGAAACAAATATCAAAAGCTTCCTTGCAATGAAAAGAACTGATATCAAAAAAGACGACCACATGCGAGAAGCTGCCCATAAGATATTGAGATTCCATTTTGCAAGAATGCTTAAACATGAGCGCGGCACAATGCTGGGCAAGGATATAGAAGAGTTGCATGATATGCGAGTTGCAGCCATGCGCATGCGTTCTGTTCTACAGGTATTCAACGGTCATCTAGACATAAATGTAATGAAAAACTTTTTCATGAGCATTAAAACAACACGCAGATCCCTTGGAGCCGTACGAGATCTGGATGTGTTCATGGAAAAGATACAGCACTATATCGAGTTGCTCCCAGAGGAAAGGAAGCCAGAACTGGACGAACTCATTAACACCCTTCTGATAGAAAGAGATAAAGGAAGAGGGCTTATGTTATTGCATCTTGATAGCAGTAAGTACGATAAGTTCAAGAATAAGTTCACAAAAGTACTGGAAAAAGAAGGACAATGGGATGAATCCCTAATAGACAATGATGGAAAACCTCTGCCCCACAGAGTAAGGGACGTGCTGCCTCCTCTTTTATATAAGCAACTTGCTGCGGTGAGGGCCTACGATGATCTTGTACATGAGGCTGAGCCTTCCTATGAGATGTTGCATGCTTTACGGATAGATGTGAAGATTCTAAGATATACTCTGGAATTCTTCGAGGAAGTCCTGGGCGATAAAACAAACAGCTTGGTCAAGGACCTCAAAACACTGCAGGACAATCTTGGCGACATTCATGATGCGGTAGTGGCAATGGAATTACTGGAGAACTATTTGAAATATGGGAAATGGGGTGCTATGGAAGGAAGGAAATCGGAAGAAAAGCACATAATTTCAACAGATCATGGAATCGAAAATTATCTTGCCTACCGTAAGAATGAGATCACTGAATTACTTGAAGCTTTTCCGGAAGTATGGGTAAGAGTAATGGAACAGGATTTCGGGGTCAGGTTCTCAGGTGTCATCGCCTCATTATACCGAGATTGA
- a CDS encoding exopolyphosphatase, whose amino-acid sequence MKFAAIDLGSNAVRLLLAKVEEESVHPVYEKVSLFRMPIRLGEDAFPHKRISEEKIQQLVKTMIGFKYLMDAFEPADYMACATSAMRESENSREIVDLIHKESGIDLSIISGKREAEIIYTNHVERIAGNNGRGCHLYVDVGGGSTEIIVFDEYKIMESRSFDIGSIRIHEGLVTKRDWEDMKLWVKHVSSRYQPISAVGSGGNINFLYSMSKTKDGEPFEYDKLKKLNSHIRSFTIEQRISELNIRPDRADLIVPAAKIYLSVMKWSGITDMFVPQMGLADGIIHVLYNKHKQTFV is encoded by the coding sequence ATGAAATTCGCTGCTATAGATCTCGGTTCAAATGCCGTGAGGCTTTTGCTTGCAAAGGTAGAAGAGGAAAGTGTTCACCCAGTATACGAGAAAGTTTCCCTTTTTAGGATGCCTATCCGCTTAGGTGAAGATGCTTTCCCCCACAAAAGAATATCAGAAGAAAAGATCCAGCAGCTTGTTAAGACCATGATAGGTTTCAAGTATCTTATGGATGCTTTCGAACCTGCGGACTATATGGCATGCGCTACATCAGCTATGCGAGAATCTGAAAATAGCCGTGAAATAGTTGACCTTATCCATAAGGAAAGCGGTATTGACCTATCGATTATCAGTGGAAAAAGGGAAGCTGAGATAATCTATACTAATCATGTAGAGAGAATTGCTGGCAATAATGGCCGTGGATGCCATTTGTATGTGGATGTTGGCGGTGGAAGTACAGAAATAATCGTATTCGATGAGTATAAAATAATGGAATCCCGGTCGTTTGATATTGGAAGTATACGTATACACGAAGGACTGGTAACTAAAAGAGATTGGGAAGACATGAAACTGTGGGTGAAGCATGTTTCTTCCCGCTATCAGCCAATATCCGCAGTTGGAAGTGGTGGAAACATCAATTTCCTATACAGCATGTCTAAAACAAAGGATGGGGAGCCTTTTGAGTATGACAAACTGAAAAAACTGAATAGTCACATCCGTTCATTCACAATAGAACAACGCATATCAGAACTCAATATCAGACCAGACAGGGCAGACCTAATAGTCCCTGCAGCAAAAATATATCTTTCCGTGATGAAATGGAGTGGTATCACGGATATGTTCGTACCGCAAATGGGGCTTGCTGATGGAATCATTCATGTGTTGTACAATAAACACAAGCAAACTTTTGTGTGA
- a CDS encoding MgtC/SapB family protein — protein sequence MQIVDLINQFGFDPFLVSFFEKLGVSLMIGILIGIEREHWRTSKKIYAGVRTFTITCLIGMLATFMQPYVSFDVLLITTIFMFVSCILIVYAVNVVYGRSGLTSAIALFFTYLLGVLVGIGMFLVPIVSAVVLTFVLIEKKPLHSLAEHLSEGDIAGALKFLAVVFVLYPLVPSEPLYGVLNLKSGILIVVLVSSISFVNYLSLKKMGSKGGIAYSGLLGGLVSSEATIVALANISRRKVHLTENVYIGSMLAVISMFIRDLVIAVIVDTSGKTALLMLPPFLLMGLVTIMLVLFERQKMEVTQETLEIGSPFALGPAFKFGLVFSLFLLLANTANTFAGPVGTYATALGGIVSSAAVTASVASLALGGSISYQTAAETAVMASIISTLTKPVFIKVTGSKDLFSRSIKSFILIVITGSLALIVWSMFQHRLFFR from the coding sequence ATGCAAATAGTGGACTTAATTAATCAATTTGGATTTGATCCATTTCTGGTAAGTTTTTTTGAGAAACTGGGTGTTTCTTTGATGATAGGAATACTTATAGGAATCGAACGTGAGCACTGGAGAACAAGTAAAAAAATCTATGCTGGAGTAAGGACCTTTACTATTACATGTCTTATTGGCATGCTTGCTACATTCATGCAACCTTACGTTTCTTTTGATGTCCTTCTTATAACTACTATTTTTATGTTTGTTTCCTGCATACTAATAGTCTATGCAGTAAACGTAGTTTATGGACGTTCCGGACTTACCAGTGCTATTGCTCTCTTTTTTACATATCTTTTAGGTGTTCTGGTCGGCATTGGTATGTTCCTTGTTCCAATTGTTTCTGCTGTTGTTCTAACTTTTGTGCTGATTGAGAAAAAACCATTACATTCATTGGCAGAACATTTATCAGAAGGTGACATTGCAGGCGCCTTGAAGTTTCTGGCAGTTGTTTTTGTTTTATATCCTCTAGTGCCCAGTGAGCCTTTATATGGTGTGCTCAACCTTAAATCAGGTATACTTATTGTCGTCCTTGTATCTTCTATTAGTTTTGTTAACTATCTATCTCTCAAAAAGATGGGTTCAAAAGGAGGAATTGCTTATTCTGGCCTTCTGGGAGGTCTGGTAAGCAGTGAAGCTACAATCGTAGCACTGGCAAACATTTCACGCAGAAAAGTTCACCTTACTGAGAATGTGTACATAGGTTCTATGCTTGCTGTTATATCTATGTTCATTCGGGATCTTGTGATCGCTGTCATCGTGGACACAAGCGGAAAAACTGCATTACTAATGCTCCCTCCCTTCTTATTAATGGGACTTGTTACTATTATGCTTGTATTGTTTGAAAGGCAGAAAATGGAAGTTACCCAGGAGACACTTGAAATAGGATCGCCTTTTGCTCTTGGACCTGCTTTTAAGTTTGGTTTGGTATTTTCTCTTTTCCTGTTACTTGCAAACACAGCCAATACTTTTGCAGGACCTGTAGGTACTTACGCTACTGCTTTGGGAGGTATAGTCAGCAGTGCAGCAGTTACTGCTTCTGTGGCATCTCTTGCGCTTGGAGGAAGTATCTCCTATCAAACTGCTGCTGAAACTGCGGTAATGGCAAGTATCATAAGCACACTGACAAAACCAGTGTTCATAAAAGTAACGGGATCTAAGGATTTGTTCAGTAGGTCCATAAAATCTTTCATATTAATTGTTATTACTGGAAGCCTTGCTCTTATAGTTTGGAGTATGTTCCAGCATAGATTATTCTTTAGATAA